One part of the Acinetobacter sp. XS-4 genome encodes these proteins:
- a CDS encoding MFS transporter, whose protein sequence is MTKTGNHFSQPLIYMLIGSALILALSLGVRHGFGLYLVPMSHEFGWGQHIFSLAIAMQNLIWGVIQPFTGAIADKYGSKIVVAVGGLLYALGLLLMAFSSNVLILNLSLGLIIGLALSATSFTVLLSAVGRAAPPEKRSMAMGIASAAGSFGQFIMLPSTLLLLKNVGWSAALMVSALLISLIIPLAWMLKGPTNQAPKAIVQPQLTFKQVLNIARKHKPFWWLALGFLVCGFQVVFLGVHLPGYLIDHGFDAATGTVFLALVGLFNIVGTYGAGWLGDRFSKPKLLMALYGSRGIAIIAFLLLPLSTYTVYAFGIIMGLLWLSTVPLTNGIVANMFGVKYLSMLSGIVFFTHQVGSFFGGWLGGVNHDLTGNYNAIWLCSIALSILGVIVHFFVNEEAVIHDA, encoded by the coding sequence ATGACTAAAACTGGCAATCACTTTTCCCAGCCCCTCATCTATATGCTGATTGGTAGCGCCCTTATTTTGGCACTCTCTTTAGGTGTCAGGCATGGTTTCGGTCTCTATCTTGTACCGATGAGCCATGAGTTCGGTTGGGGCCAACACATTTTTAGTCTCGCTATAGCCATGCAAAACCTGATCTGGGGAGTTATTCAACCATTTACTGGTGCAATTGCAGACAAATATGGCAGTAAAATTGTGGTTGCAGTTGGGGGACTACTTTATGCCCTCGGCTTACTCTTAATGGCCTTTAGTTCAAACGTATTAATCTTAAACTTAAGCCTAGGGTTGATTATTGGCTTAGCTTTATCAGCGACCTCTTTTACTGTCTTACTTAGTGCCGTAGGTCGAGCTGCCCCCCCAGAAAAAAGAAGTATGGCAATGGGAATTGCGAGCGCAGCGGGTTCTTTCGGTCAGTTTATTATGTTGCCATCTACCCTTCTCTTACTCAAAAATGTGGGATGGTCAGCAGCCCTAATGGTCAGCGCACTTTTAATTTCTCTTATTATTCCACTAGCATGGATGTTAAAAGGACCAACTAATCAAGCGCCAAAAGCAATCGTCCAGCCTCAGCTCACATTTAAACAAGTACTAAATATTGCCAGAAAACATAAACCTTTTTGGTGGTTAGCTTTAGGTTTTTTAGTATGTGGATTCCAAGTTGTTTTCTTAGGTGTACATTTACCCGGCTATTTAATCGACCATGGCTTTGATGCAGCTACAGGTACTGTATTTCTGGCACTCGTAGGACTATTTAACATTGTTGGGACTTACGGCGCGGGTTGGTTAGGAGACCGTTTCTCAAAACCCAAATTATTAATGGCGCTTTACGGCAGCCGTGGCATTGCAATCATTGCCTTTTTGTTATTACCTTTAAGCACTTATACGGTATATGCTTTTGGTATCATTATGGGCCTTTTATGGCTCTCTACTGTTCCGCTCACGAACGGCATCGTGGCAAATATGTTTGGTGTTAAATACCTTTCAATGCTAAGTGGCATTGTGTTTTTCACCCATCAAGTCGGTTCTTTCTTTGGCGGTTGGCTTGGCGGTGTTAACCATGACTTAACAGGTAATTACAATGCGATTTGGCTATGTTCTATTGCATTGAGTATATTAGGTGTAATCGTACATTTCTTTGTGAATGAGGAGGCTGTTATTCATGACGCATAA
- a CDS encoding MFS transporter has translation MSSNIQLDAKKATEIKLFSFSTPAMRAFHMTWLAFFVCFFAWFACAPLMPVIKGEFGLTKDQIANINIAAVAITILVRLIVGPLCDKYGPRITYTTLLLVGSIPVFGVAAANSYESFLFFRLLIGAIGASFVITQYHTSVMFAPNIVGTANAASAGWGNAGGGATQALMPLLLGAIVMFGVEQTMGWRVALIVPGVMMVIVGILYWKLTQDCPQGNFKEVRAQGIEVGSGKKGGTAILMQAARNYRVWILFLAYGASFGIEIFIHNVAAMYYVDQFKMDLKTAGLTAGIFGLLALFARALGGIISDKVALKKGLDGRTKVLVLLILGEGLFLILFSQMNAVALAIISMTIFALFTHMACGATYALVPFIDRNALGGVAGIIGAGGNVGAVAAGFLLKGLLDVQTCLFILGGLVMVAGCSVILIRFTTEHKEKEKVLFEQALLERNSAA, from the coding sequence ATGTCTTCAAATATCCAGTTAGATGCAAAAAAAGCAACTGAAATTAAATTATTCAGTTTTTCAACTCCAGCAATGCGTGCCTTCCACATGACATGGCTTGCTTTCTTTGTTTGCTTCTTTGCATGGTTTGCATGTGCACCATTAATGCCCGTGATTAAAGGTGAGTTTGGCTTAACAAAAGATCAAATTGCTAATATTAATATTGCTGCTGTTGCCATTACTATTTTAGTTCGACTTATTGTCGGACCACTCTGCGACAAATATGGCCCACGTATTACGTACACCACTCTCCTATTAGTTGGTAGTATCCCAGTCTTTGGTGTAGCTGCTGCCAATAGTTATGAATCTTTTCTGTTCTTTCGCTTACTCATTGGTGCGATTGGTGCAAGCTTCGTCATTACTCAATACCATACAAGTGTCATGTTTGCTCCTAATATAGTAGGGACAGCAAACGCAGCCTCGGCTGGTTGGGGAAATGCTGGCGGTGGTGCAACCCAAGCTTTAATGCCTTTATTGCTCGGTGCAATTGTGATGTTTGGTGTTGAACAAACCATGGGATGGCGCGTGGCATTAATCGTACCTGGCGTAATGATGGTTATTGTTGGCATTCTTTACTGGAAATTAACTCAAGACTGTCCTCAAGGGAACTTTAAAGAAGTTCGCGCACAAGGTATTGAAGTCGGTAGTGGTAAAAAAGGTGGTACTGCCATTTTAATGCAAGCAGCTCGTAACTATCGTGTCTGGATTTTATTTTTAGCATATGGCGCAAGTTTTGGTATTGAGATTTTTATCCATAACGTTGCAGCAATGTACTATGTTGATCAGTTCAAAATGGATTTAAAAACCGCTGGTCTAACTGCTGGAATCTTTGGTCTACTCGCATTATTTGCTCGCGCACTAGGCGGTATCATTTCTGATAAGGTTGCACTCAAAAAAGGCTTAGATGGTCGCACGAAAGTACTTGTACTCCTGATTTTGGGTGAAGGTTTATTCTTAATACTCTTCTCACAAATGAATGCTGTTGCGCTCGCAATTATTTCGATGACCATTTTTGCACTGTTTACACATATGGCATGTGGAGCAACTTACGCACTCGTGCCATTTATCGATCGTAATGCATTAGGTGGTGTTGCAGGAATTATTGGTGCAGGCGGTAATGTTGGTGCTGTCGCAGCAGGTTTCTTACTTAAAGGCTTACTTGATGTTCAAACTTGCCTGTTTATTTTAGGTGGTTTAGTTATGGTCGCAGGTTGTAGCGTAATTTTAATTCGCTTCACAACCGAACATAAAGAAAAAGAAAAAGTTCTGTTTGAACAAGCCCTACTTGAACGTAATTCGGCAGCTTAA